The Verrucomicrobiia bacterium DNA window GAATCACAGCCGCGCGATTTCGTCGCCGGACAAATTCCGCGCAGCCACCCAATCACTGACCGCCGATGCGACCACCCTGTGCTCGCTGTTGCGCGAGTTAAACGCGTTGCGCGGCGATTTCTGGATTCGGATCCTCTACACGCATCCGGCTCATTGGACCGACGAGCTTATCCAGACCATTGCCGAGTGTCGCAAGGTGGCGCGCTACGTGGACATTCCGCTCCAGCATATCCACGACAACATGCTGGAACGCATGCGCCGCGAAACGTCCCGCCAATACATTGTGGACCTGCTCAGGCGGATTCGCGCCGGCGTGCCCGGCATCGCCTTGCGCACCACGTTCATCGTCGGCTTTCCCGGCGAAACGGAGGCCGCGTTTGAAACGTTGCTGGACTTCATCCGCGAGACCAAGTTCGAGCGGCTTGGCGTGTTTGCCTATTCCAAGGAGGACGGCACGCGTGCCGGCGCCATGGCGGGGCAGTTGTCCGACCAGGTGAAGCAGCGCCGCCGCGAACGGGCCATGGCCGCGCAACACCAGGTTGCGGTTGAAGTGGCGGAACGCTTCGTCGGCCGGAGCATCAAGGTGCTGGTTGAAGGCGAGGCCAGCGCGAAACAGCTCGCCGGGGCGAACGTTTCCTCGTGGGAGCACGGCCTTATCCGGGAAACGGATGCCCATGCGGCCCAACTCAAGGGCCGTTACCTCGTGGCGCGCGGCGAGGCGGACGCACCGGACATTGACGGCCGGATCTACATCCGCGGCAAGCTGCCATCCGGCGGGTTCGCGAAGGTCAACATCATCGGGCACACGGATTACGATCTGATTGCCGAGCCAGCCGGTTAGGCGGCCGGTTGCCAGTTGAAAGCGGCCGGCTGCCGCTTTGAAACTTGCAACGTTCAACATTCAACGTTCAACCTTTCCCCGATGAATCTGCCCAACAAGCTGACCGTTTCGCGCTTCGTTCTTACGGCGGCGTTTCTGGTGGTGATGTTCACGGAGATGCCCTGGCACCAGACCCTCGCGCTGGTGCTGTTCAGCCTCGGCGGCATTACCGACTTTTTGGACGGCCGCATTGCGCGGCAACGCCAGCTCATCACCAATTTCGGCATCCTGATGGATCCCCTCGCCGACAAAATCATGACCTGTTCAGCCTTCATCGCCTTTGTCGGTCTGAATTTGATTCCCGCGTGGATGGTTGTGGTGATTGTGGCTCGCGAACTGGCCATCACGGGGCTGCGGTTGTTGGCGGCGGCGAAGAATCTCGTGCTGGCAG harbors:
- the rimO gene encoding 30S ribosomal protein S12 methylthiotransferase RimO gives rise to the protein MTKPAPTPPPIRVGMISLGCAKNLVDAEIMLGSLLKDGIEITNDAAQADAVIVNTCSFIDAAQEESVDTILESAQVREAKNRGQGLIVSGCLSQRFRDELPNLFPEVDAFMGIDQVAQVSDIVKTALARRAAKVANPSGPVRGRKSKVVAKLAELDHGRAADEHGPQNAVRGTEQFGRTKTLLSPPSAAPVLDVTARPVYIPDYETPRFRLTPRHFAYLKIAEGCNHPCSFCIIPRMRGSHRSRTQADIVAEAKALIADGVKEINLISQDSTYYGLDLRPNHSRAISSPDKFRAATQSLTADATTLCSLLRELNALRGDFWIRILYTHPAHWTDELIQTIAECRKVARYVDIPLQHIHDNMLERMRRETSRQYIVDLLRRIRAGVPGIALRTTFIVGFPGETEAAFETLLDFIRETKFERLGVFAYSKEDGTRAGAMAGQLSDQVKQRRRERAMAAQHQVAVEVAERFVGRSIKVLVEGEASAKQLAGANVSSWEHGLIRETDAHAAQLKGRYLVARGEADAPDIDGRIYIRGKLPSGGFAKVNIIGHTDYDLIAEPAG
- the pgsA gene encoding CDP-diacylglycerol--glycerol-3-phosphate 3-phosphatidyltransferase; its protein translation is MNLPNKLTVSRFVLTAAFLVVMFTEMPWHQTLALVLFSLGGITDFLDGRIARQRQLITNFGILMDPLADKIMTCSAFIAFVGLNLIPAWMVVVIVARELAITGLRLLAAAKNLVLAAEGFGKHKTISQIVAIIAILTVRAYPQWGTVGQSIFGLHLVRDVPWAVSFAQLSVWVAVALTIYSGCAYLWKNRALFLQDM